The genomic segment TTATCATCATTTGTAACACACTCGAAACCATTAATTAGCATATTATTATATATTAGTTCATTATATTTTTTTATATCTTCATATGATACAGCAAAAGCAAGTTCTTTAATTGAACTACTATACTTCTGCTCCATCGATACTAATATTTCACTTAGATTTATTTCAAATTCTTCTGTATATCTCTTTGTATTATTATATTTTTTGAATTTTCTTTCCTTGTTATATTTAATAAAAACATCATTAATCCCTTCTTTTAAAGAATTTTTTATACGCTTCTCAAGAAAACTAATATTATTTTTTACTGCGTTTAAATCTTTTATTTTGGTATCTATCATTTCCTTTTGCTTACTTATTATATTAAGTATGGAATCAAATGAAGTATAGTTTTCTATTAATTCCTTTATTTCATCTAAAGATAAGCCCATAGCCTTACATTGTTTTATTGAATTAAGTATTACAAAGTGTTTTGCAGAATAATATCTGTATCTGCTCTTCTCGTCTACATATGAAGGTTTTAGTAATCCAATTTTATCATAATATCGTAATGTCTGAACTGATATATTTTGTAACTTTGACATTTCTCCTATTGAAAAGTTTGTCCCCATATTCTCACCTCATTTGTATTTAATATTTCCAAATAATGATGCTATTTTTTATTTTTAATGCATCTTCAAACTATTATTTTCCTTTAAGTTCCACATTTAAATCGGTTAAAACCGCTTGTGTAGAAGTTTTTATGTTTGCAATTAGTTTTATAGTTATAAATGTTAAACTTTCGGATACCATCGCACTTACCCATATTCCATTTATCCCAAACATACTTCCAAATAAAGTTAAGCATATTGGCAAGAAAATAACTGATCTACATACACAACTTATATTTGCATACTTTGGTTTTTCTATAGCTTGATAATACACAAGGGTATTTAAATTTATTCCTACTACAAAATAGCTAAAACTTGCTATTCGAAGGGCCTTATATGCTAACTGCGCTATGTATGGATCTGTTGTGAATATTCCTATAACCTTCTGTCCAAAGATAAAACTTGTTATAACAAAAAAAGCACTTATTAAAGTTGATGCTACGCATGTTATTTTAAAGAATCCTATCAATTTCTCAACATCTTTTCTTCCATAGCTGTAACTTAAAAGTGGTTGTACTCCAAGTGTTATTCCATAAAGAACCATATATATATTTGTAGTTAAATAATTTATTATACTATATGCAGAAATTCCTACCTCCCCTACATATTTTGCTAAAGCTATATTATGCAATAACACAATTATTGAATAACTTGCTTGTGCAAAGAATGATGGGAATCCTATAAGTGAAAACTCTTTAATAAGTTCCTTACTAATCTTTACATTCCCAAAAGTTAATTGACCTTCTCCTTTTAAGAAGTGAGGTAATAGCATACATACCGTAACTATTTGACCAAGGCCTGTAGCTATAGCTGCTCCTTTTATTCCAAAACCAAGCTGAAATATAAATATATAATCTAATATTACATTAGTTATTGCACCACTTATTGTAGAAACCATTGCAAGTTTTGGTCTTCCATCGTTCCTAACAAAACTACTAAGAACTATTCCCGTTAAATTAGGAATACAAAACAGTGCATAAAACCTTAAATATTCTACTGATAAACCCTGTAGCCTCTCTGTTGCTCCTAATAACTTTACTATTGGTTCTGTAAATATAACACCAATTACACTTATTACAACACTAATTATTAGCAGAAATTTAAATACTTGTCTAAATATATTTATTGCCTTTTCAGTATTACTTGCTCCAAAATTTTTAGAGACTAGAGCTCCTCCACCTATTGCAAACATAGAAGCTAATCCAAATAACATAACTGTAAATGGTAGCACTATGTTAACTGCTGCTAATGCTGAATCACCAACACCTTGTCCTACGAACATTCCATCAACAACTGTATATAAAGATGAAATAAACATAGCAAGTGCTGATGGAATAGCATATTTCAAAAATCTCTTTGTCATATATATCCACCTTTTTTCATTATTTTCACACTTTCTTATTATAAACTGTATTGTTACTATAGAGTCAACTTCTTTCTAAATAAGCAAAAGTATTACTAAAAAATAGAGCCAACAGATAAATTTTTATCCGCGACTCTATTTTTTATTTTTTTGAATACTACAGAAATAACATTAAAATGTCTAATTTATTATGCTCTATCCCTTTTAGAAAAACGTGTTTAAATAAATTTTTCAGCACTCTTCCAATGTTTTGAAGCTAAATCATACTTTTTAAAGTCTGGTATAGTTCCACCTGTTTCAACTAAAGCTTTTGCTACTTTTTTAAAATCCCTTCTTGTTTCACATTTAAAAGAATTTGATTCCTCTATTGATTCCATTACATCTCCAATTTTTTGCTGAAAGCTATTCATTCTTAAACCTCCTTCTATTTTGAGATAGTGTAAACACTATCTTTACTTTTTTTATATAAATCCTTGCATTTGCAAGGATTTAAGTTGTTTTTAAAATAAAAAAACAATGACCCCCTCTATTTGATATAATTGTTGTATCTGAACTCAACAAAATACCAAAAGGAAGGTGTCATTGTGAGTACAATTATATCAATGTTAGTTACCTATAATCAAGTATTACTTTCTCAAATTAAACAATTACTTATTTTTATTGCTAAAAATATACCGCTAAAAGTTCCAAAATACGATATGACAAGTCCTAAATATAAAAAACTTACTGTAGACAAATTGCCTACTATCAAAACTTTTGAAAAGCTTAATTATAATCAACTATTAGATGAGTATAAAACCTCTCATGGTAAGGATAAAAAACCTGTCAATTCTCGTGGTAAATATCCAGTATCCCCAGAGACCATCTGCCCTCAATGTGGCGCTCCGCACATCTATATCTACGATAACGCTGGAGGCCGTGGGCAGCTTTGGTGCAAAGTTTGTGATCTGCATTTCAACAAAAATAAGGTTAATTTTAAAACTGAGAGCTTCCTTTGCCCATTTTGTGGACACTCTTTAAGTAAGAAGAAGGACCGTAAAAACTTTTATATCCATAAATGTGTTAATAAAAAATGTAATTATTACCTGAATTCTCTTTCAAGGCTTTCTCTTGAAGATATTAAAGAATACAAGAAAGATAAGCACAGATTTAAACTGCATTACATTTATCGTGAGTTTACAACGAATTATTTTGATGTAGATTTATCTTCTATGCCAAAAGGTGCTACTAGCCTAAATTTCAGAAATTTTTCGTCTCATGTAATGGGCCTATGTCTAACATATAACATTAATTTAGGATTATCTACACGCCGTACGGCGCTTGCTCTTTGGGAAATACATGGAGTTAAAATATCTCATGTCATGGTTAGCAGATACGCCGTCACAGCTGCCGCTTTAGTTAAACCCTTTGTCGATAATTATGACTATAAGCCTACTGATTACCTCGCTGCTGATGAAACTTATACTAAAGTCAAAGGAGTCCATCAATATGTTTGGCTTGTTATGGACGCTATCAAGAAATCAATTTTAGGATACCAAGCGTCTTTTAGCCGTGATACTGGCCCTTGCATTTTGACTATGCGTATGGCTTTCGATAAGTTCAAAGAGTTTCCCGGCAAGTCACTTAAATTCGTTGCTGATGGCTATACTGCATATAAGCTTGCTGAGCAACAGTTTAAACTTAACGGCATGGACTTCGATGTAATCCAAGTAATTGGTCTTACTAACTCTGATCCTATTTCAACCGAATATCGTTGGCTTAAACAAATAATAGAGCGTCTCAACAGAACATTTAAATTTTCCTATAGGGTTACAAATGGCTTTGGTAGTGAAGAAGGTTCCAACACGCACTTGGCGTTGTTTGTAGCATATTACAACTTTCTCCGCCCACATAGCTACGCTTATTGGGGACCATTGAACTCAATCCCTGAACTTGAAAAGATTTCTACTATGCCAGCAAAATGGCAAAAGTTAATCGAACTTTCACAGCAACTTATAATAGAAAAACAGGTTGTATAAGTGAATTTACCTTTTAATATAGTTTGAATTTTCTTACCCGGCAGGGTTCCGTAAAAAAGGAACAATCTGATTAGGTATATTTTTGCTGACTTTTTTTATTTACCAAAAAAATTACAAGGTTTTGATGAAGACAAAACTAATATTTCATTCCTTTAAGGTATATTTTCACTTTTCAAGGTGCAATTTAAATTCCAAAATTTTTAATCTTGTTTTTTCATAGATTAGTTAACACTATCAATACTGAAATTAAACTATATATTACACTATATAGTTTAACCATTTTGTTATAAAGTATAACAGGAAACTAATGAACTCTATTTTAATAGGTTATTAAGTATGAGTCATATATAAAAATCAGTTATAAGTAAATATGTTTCAGCAATAAGTATAAATAGTTTTTTTACACATACTATATTTATAGTAAAATTGGCGGTGAAGAATAAATGAAAATTTTATTTATGACAGTTACCCTAAGAGCATCATGGTCGCATTCATTAAAAGAAAAAAGAATGGTTGTAAAAAGCATAGTTCAAAAACTAAAAAACAAGTTTAATATATCAGTAGCAGAAGTAGCTGAGCAGGATATTCATCAAACAATAGTTATCGGTATCGTAGGAATATGTGGAACTTCATCTCAGCTAGATTCTACAATGGAGCATATTATAACTTTTATAGAATCTAATACTGATGCAGAAATAATTGATATTCAGAAAGAGGATATCCAAGGTATGTAGACTTTCTATTGATGCTATAATTAGTCTTGTTGAAAAAAAACTGCATAACATATTCAATGTGAAAAGTTGTTGAATATGTTATGCAAGTGTTTTTTGTATGTGGGTAAAAATCTTTTCCCTTACATTTCTATATCCTTCCAGTTGACATTAAAACTAGTTTTCCAAAGAATTACATTAAATATCAAAAGCGCGACCGCATAAACACCAATATATATCATATTATTTCTAATAGCTACATGGATTCCAGCAAATACTAAAAGCAGCATAATTGTAATTACTGATGGCTTTATAAGCTTACCACTATCCGCTGTAGCAAACTTTACACTAAAGGGCATTGCCTTATTTGATGCTTTAAAATACACCAATAATAATATTAAAAGAACTAGAAACATTACTATTAAGTCTAAAATTATTGACGGTCCTTTAAAAATTGTGAACACTATAGATTCTAATATATAGAGTGGTAGTATTAGTTTGAATATAGTTCCTTTTACTGCCCCTTTTAATATTACTCCTGGATTTTCTATTGGCAATACCTTGTATATAAATGCCCCCTTATAATTATCACTATTATTTATAAACGCTGTACAAAAGCAAAGCAAGAATATAGTTATATACATTAACAAATGAATTTTCCCACCATATCCTGTTTTAATATTAGCCATGAATGATTTATCTTGTCCGTTACCCATAAACATAAATAGCACTGGCATAAACACTGCCATTGCAAGCGTTGGATACACCTTAAGCTTCAAGTTT from the Clostridium sp. CM027 genome contains:
- a CDS encoding MerR family transcriptional regulator, giving the protein MGTNFSIGEMSKLQNISVQTLRYYDKIGLLKPSYVDEKSRYRYYSAKHFVILNSIKQCKAMGLSLDEIKELIENYTSFDSILNIISKQKEMIDTKIKDLNAVKNNISFLEKRIKNSLKEGINDVFIKYNKERKFKKYNNTKRYTEEFEINLSEILVSMEQKYSSSIKELAFAVSYEDIKKYNELIYNNMLINGFECVTNDDNLITLPKGEYITLNFDDDYNDTSKYYKSLIEYIDRNNIEVSGDFYEIYIMTRVGNDGEERSLGQIQILKKK
- a CDS encoding MATE family efflux transporter — encoded protein: MTKRFLKYAIPSALAMFISSLYTVVDGMFVGQGVGDSALAAVNIVLPFTVMLFGLASMFAIGGGALVSKNFGASNTEKAINIFRQVFKFLLIISVVISVIGVIFTEPIVKLLGATERLQGLSVEYLRFYALFCIPNLTGIVLSSFVRNDGRPKLAMVSTISGAITNVILDYIFIFQLGFGIKGAAIATGLGQIVTVCMLLPHFLKGEGQLTFGNVKISKELIKEFSLIGFPSFFAQASYSIIVLLHNIALAKYVGEVGISAYSIINYLTTNIYMVLYGITLGVQPLLSYSYGRKDVEKLIGFFKITCVASTLISAFFVITSFIFGQKVIGIFTTDPYIAQLAYKALRIASFSYFVVGINLNTLVYYQAIEKPKYANISCVCRSVIFLPICLTLFGSMFGINGIWVSAMVSESLTFITIKLIANIKTSTQAVLTDLNVELKGK
- a CDS encoding DDE-type integrase/transposase/recombinase, whose amino-acid sequence is MSTIISMLVTYNQVLLSQIKQLLIFIAKNIPLKVPKYDMTSPKYKKLTVDKLPTIKTFEKLNYNQLLDEYKTSHGKDKKPVNSRGKYPVSPETICPQCGAPHIYIYDNAGGRGQLWCKVCDLHFNKNKVNFKTESFLCPFCGHSLSKKKDRKNFYIHKCVNKKCNYYLNSLSRLSLEDIKEYKKDKHRFKLHYIYREFTTNYFDVDLSSMPKGATSLNFRNFSSHVMGLCLTYNINLGLSTRRTALALWEIHGVKISHVMVSRYAVTAAALVKPFVDNYDYKPTDYLAADETYTKVKGVHQYVWLVMDAIKKSILGYQASFSRDTGPCILTMRMAFDKFKEFPGKSLKFVADGYTAYKLAEQQFKLNGMDFDVIQVIGLTNSDPISTEYRWLKQIIERLNRTFKFSYRVTNGFGSEEGSNTHLALFVAYYNFLRPHSYAYWGPLNSIPELEKISTMPAKWQKLIELSQQLIIEKQVV
- a CDS encoding DUF503 domain-containing protein, which encodes MKILFMTVTLRASWSHSLKEKRMVVKSIVQKLKNKFNISVAEVAEQDIHQTIVIGIVGICGTSSQLDSTMEHIITFIESNTDAEIIDIQKEDIQGM